Proteins encoded by one window of Blautia argi:
- a CDS encoding DUF3881 family protein → MHSYLKAIGFSDITDKKELDAILKEVIQMYDEKIVIEDSRHRLFAELSKMFGCDFGITVCGEYDENNEFQMEYYFPYFRGTGVTLREQVSIEKHAGKESFAGACDDMRIGVTIIFYLQNAGEYLTQRGRGNFSGGAYSVTLSGLARTGTILLPVWKSEGQEIQNRMDAANRGRLIAAAKNGDEEAMESLTIEDMDTYAMISKRIENEDIYSIVDTYFMPYGMECDLYSIMGEILECSKMHNVRTEEAVYEMRIACNDIELDVCINEKDLMGIPEVGRRFKGVVWLQGYVEFGMM, encoded by the coding sequence TTGCACAGTTATTTAAAAGCAATCGGTTTTTCTGATATTACAGATAAAAAGGAGCTGGACGCAATCCTGAAAGAAGTTATCCAAATGTATGATGAAAAAATTGTGATTGAAGACAGCAGACACCGTTTGTTTGCAGAATTGTCAAAGATGTTTGGGTGTGATTTCGGGATTACTGTGTGCGGAGAATACGATGAAAATAATGAGTTCCAGATGGAATATTATTTTCCGTATTTCCGCGGCACAGGCGTTACCCTGAGGGAGCAGGTCAGTATTGAAAAGCATGCAGGAAAGGAATCCTTTGCCGGAGCATGTGATGACATGCGGATAGGAGTCACGATTATTTTCTATCTGCAGAATGCAGGGGAATATCTGACCCAGAGAGGAAGAGGAAACTTTTCCGGTGGGGCATACAGTGTGACTTTATCCGGATTGGCAAGGACAGGAACAATTCTTCTTCCTGTTTGGAAATCAGAAGGGCAGGAAATTCAGAACCGCATGGACGCGGCAAATCGCGGCAGGCTTATAGCAGCAGCGAAAAACGGGGACGAAGAGGCAATGGAGAGCCTTACCATTGAGGATATGGATACTTATGCTATGATTTCCAAAAGAATTGAAAACGAGGACATTTACAGTATTGTAGATACATATTTTATGCCGTATGGAATGGAATGTGATTTATACAGCATTATGGGTGAAATTCTGGAATGTTCAAAAATGCATAATGTCAGAACTGAAGAAGCTGTTTACGAAATGCGGATAGCATGCAATGATATAGAACTGGACGTCTGCATCAATGAAAAAGATTTGATGGGGATTCCTGAAGTGGGAAGACGGTTTAAGGGAGTTGTGTGGCTGCAGGGCTATGTAGAATTTGGTATGATGTAA
- a CDS encoding cache domain-containing sensor histidine kinase: MKNITAKLQKWINRSFRRRISVFLIPMILTFILVVSAVSYYVYDSSILREMKKNITGTVEQGNYTVDLYFQDVKTTIVQLTDNDSLLYMLQNYDKMSPTEKYYKQMEIDEALMNTSLIRDHISDCIIVGLNGYQTNMPDRQKLKYNKKILEEEWLQTYLKKDKKFFFTPSHLADYYPDNTEKKQVNSVVLPVEPYGERLGYIIVDMDFGRMNEIISARSDMGELRYLIIDEKGQIIFSDDCEKINKNLPAHALKNMKKSNNFYFKDGNKNYFCVHEKSITTGWELLGLIPEDNIKKPAIQLLKLLCFSILPCFMLIAIFAATAISGRIRKPLDELVEQMKKVDIEEPKNFHVENSVGEIENLAQKITEMIERINNLVEQVYVAEMRSKDAQIEALISQIQPHFLYNTLQLIKTEAALGESRNAAETVNYLSRFLRYTVNNQEFYVSLEQELEYVRCYMEICKKRFPGKMNMEFTIGEEEMNYQIPKLILQPLIENSVKYGLRPKGEKGIIRILADVEEDESLLLCVEDNGVGMEQEKIEELLENVRNNKGKEHVGLRNVHERCVLYGDESCGIQKIESKYLQYFRIYIRVKKGGEIHV; encoded by the coding sequence ATGAAAAACATAACGGCAAAATTACAAAAATGGATAAACCGCTCATTCAGACGGCGAATCTCGGTGTTTTTGATACCAATGATTTTGACATTCATACTCGTTGTGAGTGCTGTTAGTTATTATGTTTACGATTCATCGATACTCAGAGAAATGAAAAAAAATATTACAGGAACTGTAGAACAGGGGAATTATACGGTTGATTTGTATTTTCAAGATGTGAAGACAACAATTGTTCAGCTTACGGATAATGACAGTCTTCTCTATATGTTGCAAAATTACGATAAAATGTCTCCCACTGAAAAATATTATAAACAGATGGAAATAGATGAAGCACTTATGAATACCAGTTTGATAAGAGATCATATTTCTGACTGCATCATTGTAGGGTTAAACGGTTATCAGACCAATATGCCGGACCGGCAAAAACTCAAGTATAACAAAAAAATTTTAGAAGAAGAGTGGCTGCAGACTTATTTAAAAAAAGATAAAAAGTTTTTCTTTACACCCTCTCATCTGGCAGATTATTATCCTGATAATACAGAAAAAAAGCAGGTGAATTCAGTTGTTCTTCCTGTTGAGCCTTATGGAGAGAGGCTGGGATATATCATTGTAGATATGGATTTTGGGCGTATGAATGAAATCATAAGCGCACGAAGTGATATGGGAGAACTCCGCTATCTGATAATAGATGAAAAGGGGCAAATTATTTTTTCTGATGATTGTGAAAAAATCAATAAAAATCTACCTGCTCATGCACTGAAAAATATGAAAAAAAGCAATAATTTTTATTTCAAAGATGGAAATAAAAATTATTTTTGCGTACATGAGAAGAGTATTACAACAGGCTGGGAATTATTAGGACTGATTCCGGAAGATAATATAAAAAAGCCTGCTATCCAGCTTTTAAAGCTTCTCTGTTTCAGTATATTGCCCTGTTTTATGTTGATTGCTATTTTTGCAGCAACGGCAATTTCCGGAAGAATAAGAAAACCATTAGATGAACTTGTAGAGCAGATGAAAAAAGTGGATATTGAAGAACCGAAAAACTTTCATGTGGAAAATAGTGTTGGCGAAATTGAAAATCTGGCACAAAAGATAACGGAGATGATTGAAAGAATCAATAATTTAGTGGAACAGGTATATGTGGCGGAAATGCGGAGTAAAGATGCGCAGATAGAAGCATTAATCAGTCAGATTCAACCGCATTTTTTATATAATACGTTGCAGCTTATAAAGACAGAAGCCGCACTTGGAGAATCCCGAAATGCAGCAGAAACTGTAAATTATTTAAGCCGTTTCCTACGTTATACAGTAAATAACCAGGAATTTTATGTAAGTCTTGAACAGGAACTGGAGTATGTCCGTTGTTACATGGAAATCTGTAAAAAGCGTTTCCCAGGTAAAATGAATATGGAATTTACTATTGGAGAAGAAGAAATGAACTATCAAATTCCAAAGCTTATTTTACAACCACTGATTGAAAATTCTGTTAAGTATGGGCTGCGTCCAAAGGGAGAAAAAGGAATTATCCGTATATTAGCTGATGTGGAAGAAGATGAAAGTCTGCTGCTCTGTGTGGAAGATAATGGAGTGGGAATGGAACAGGAGAAAATAGAAGAATTGTTGGAAAATGTCAGAAATAATAAAGGCAAGGAACATGTGGGGTTGAGAAATGTACATGAACGCTGTGTACTTTATGGAGATGAAAGTTGCGGAATTCAGAAAATAGAGAGTAAATACCTTCAATATTTCAGAATATATATCAGGGTAAAGAAAGGAGGAGAAATCCATGTATAA
- a CDS encoding response regulator, with the protein MYKILFADDEENVLRYLPIAIDWETLGIGEMRTASDGKDALTQAKEFQPDIALVDVEMPGMDGLEFCRRVLKILPKLKLVIVSAFDRFDYAKRAIEIGVVDYILKPVDEEELEKLISKIVNNLNKSKKESRSIEEIKQKALEKEIHEFAEQIIKNDVGELELEKEFPFLELYENVSLVLWDNDNISNRKLPFEEEESGFFNSLCRQSMVLFLEKK; encoded by the coding sequence ATGTATAAAATACTGTTTGCAGATGATGAGGAGAATGTGCTCCGTTATCTTCCGATAGCAATAGACTGGGAAACGCTGGGAATTGGAGAAATGCGGACTGCATCTGACGGAAAAGATGCACTGACACAGGCAAAAGAGTTTCAACCAGATATAGCGCTGGTAGATGTGGAAATGCCGGGAATGGATGGATTGGAGTTTTGCCGCAGAGTGTTGAAAATTCTTCCGAAATTGAAACTGGTAATAGTGTCTGCTTTTGACAGATTCGATTACGCAAAACGCGCAATAGAAATTGGTGTCGTAGATTATATTCTGAAGCCCGTAGATGAAGAAGAATTAGAAAAGTTAATATCCAAAATTGTAAATAATCTGAATAAATCTAAAAAAGAAAGCCGAAGCATAGAAGAAATAAAGCAGAAGGCTTTGGAAAAGGAAATCCATGAATTTGCAGAGCAGATTATAAAGAACGATGTGGGAGAGTTGGAGCTGGAGAAGGAATTTCCGTTTCTGGAGCTGTATGAAAATGTGAGTCTGGTTCTATGGGATAATGATAATATTTCAAACAGAAAACTCCCATTTGAGGAGGAAGAGAGCGGATTTTTCAATTCGCTTTGCAGGCAATCTATGGTGCTTTTTCTGGAAAAGAAATGA
- a CDS encoding helix-turn-helix transcriptional regulator: protein MWEQIEEITAEGKRKKEKFRFFYTRKKENETLAICLYRCFKAYETAFYTGEIHKEARNQSYNYEKGELPIPDLHEAIDYLAQEGDVSRIELLMRKALDRAFEEKKTVIDICSMIFDIFISLKIYLTKSCQEEALKIFRRMSIWTFLCCGTREELYDFVYKELKELQDFLETRKEGHENYYIVKVAKTYTKENYKNPNLSLQEVADAVGISRTYFSTVFRDLTGEKYWDYLYGLPY from the coding sequence ATGTGGGAGCAGATAGAAGAGATTACTGCAGAAGGAAAAAGAAAAAAGGAGAAATTTCGCTTTTTTTATACTCGGAAAAAAGAGAATGAAACACTTGCTATATGTCTGTATCGGTGTTTTAAAGCTTATGAAACAGCTTTTTATACTGGTGAAATTCATAAAGAGGCAAGAAATCAATCTTATAATTATGAAAAAGGAGAACTCCCAATTCCTGATCTGCACGAAGCCATTGATTATCTGGCACAGGAAGGAGATGTCAGCAGGATTGAATTGCTCATGAGAAAAGCATTAGACCGGGCTTTTGAGGAAAAAAAGACGGTTATAGATATCTGCAGCATGATATTTGATATTTTTATTTCTTTAAAAATATATCTGACAAAAAGCTGTCAGGAAGAAGCGTTGAAAATATTTCGTAGAATGAGTATATGGACCTTTTTGTGCTGTGGGACAAGAGAAGAACTATATGATTTTGTATATAAAGAATTAAAAGAATTGCAAGATTTTCTGGAAACCAGAAAGGAGGGACACGAAAACTATTATATTGTAAAAGTTGCAAAAACATATACAAAAGAGAATTATAAGAATCCGAATCTTTCGCTGCAGGAAGTTGCAGATGCTGTTGGAATCAGCAGGACATATTTTTCAACGGTTTTTCGGGATCTGACAGGAGAAAAATACTGGGACTATCTTTACGGGCTGCCGTATTGA
- a CDS encoding AraC family transcriptional regulator gives MRETNLSQGEISIMVGYTSEFHFSRKFKETVGLSPNKFRKGM, from the coding sequence CTGCGTGAAACAAATTTATCTCAGGGGGAAATCAGTATTATGGTGGGATATACCAGTGAATTTCACTTCAGCCGTAAATTCAAGGAAACCGTAGGACTTTCTCCAAACAAATTTCGGAAGGGAATGTAA
- a CDS encoding ABC transporter substrate-binding protein, translating to MKKMNWKKWVSILGTVVLGTGALAGCGAEEEKVSNEPGKGKLTIMSWYSPKDFAPVLDGFKEKYPDLEIDFQNVPNEGNQYQQKLNLLANSEELPDVFWIRGPITNFAKNGYMKDISEMESVQKLADTYKEDYSYDGKVYAYAPDSWVGGMFYNKDLYEEYGFQPPKDWAEFIEQSKVFLENGIKPLGMFGAALPDLIYWLHDTEGIAKDPELDDKINSGEMKFSEVYSDVMELWYKDCVETGIVSQDMVSITDEQRLDEFATGKAAATLTGPWAIKGLKEKNPELNIGVVPFVGTEGNTYAMGATNIGIAINAKAKNPENAELFLEYMGTGETLQKYQGVTGNFLGVEGVEYEVDPAMEPMKEYAESGKFLIPTSKWTYTDTIDAMMQRGTQEIVMGTKTVEDVLKEVDDKMAELLASEQ from the coding sequence ATGAAAAAGATGAACTGGAAAAAATGGGTTTCAATTTTAGGAACAGTGGTTCTGGGAACAGGCGCTTTGGCTGGTTGCGGAGCAGAAGAGGAAAAAGTGTCCAATGAACCGGGAAAAGGAAAACTTACAATTATGTCCTGGTACTCACCAAAGGATTTTGCGCCGGTACTGGACGGCTTTAAAGAGAAGTATCCGGATTTGGAAATTGATTTTCAAAATGTTCCGAATGAGGGAAATCAGTACCAGCAGAAACTGAATCTTCTGGCAAATTCTGAAGAACTTCCGGATGTATTTTGGATTCGCGGACCAATTACAAATTTTGCAAAAAACGGATATATGAAAGATATTTCTGAAATGGAGTCAGTACAGAAGCTTGCAGACACTTATAAAGAGGACTATTCCTATGATGGTAAGGTATACGCATACGCACCTGACTCATGGGTGGGTGGAATGTTTTATAATAAAGATCTCTATGAAGAATATGGATTCCAACCGCCAAAAGATTGGGCAGAATTTATAGAACAGTCTAAAGTGTTTCTGGAAAATGGAATCAAGCCATTAGGTATGTTTGGCGCAGCGCTTCCTGATCTTATTTATTGGCTTCATGACACGGAAGGAATAGCAAAAGATCCGGAGTTAGATGACAAGATTAACAGTGGTGAGATGAAATTCAGCGAAGTATATAGCGATGTAATGGAATTGTGGTATAAAGATTGTGTAGAAACAGGAATTGTTTCTCAGGATATGGTCAGCATTACAGATGAACAGAGATTAGATGAGTTTGCAACAGGTAAAGCAGCAGCGACTCTGACAGGTCCATGGGCAATCAAAGGTCTTAAGGAAAAGAATCCGGAGTTGAATATAGGGGTTGTGCCGTTTGTGGGAACGGAAGGAAATACATATGCAATGGGTGCAACAAATATTGGTATTGCAATCAATGCAAAGGCTAAAAATCCTGAAAATGCCGAACTTTTCCTGGAATATATGGGAACAGGTGAAACTTTACAGAAATATCAGGGCGTAACAGGGAACTTCCTTGGTGTAGAAGGAGTGGAATATGAGGTGGATCCGGCTATGGAACCTATGAAGGAATATGCAGAAAGCGGTAAATTCCTGATTCCTACATCAAAATGGACTTATACAGATACCATTGACGCTATGATGCAAAGAGGTACACAGGAAATCGTAATGGGAACAAAGACCGTGGAGGACGTACTGAAGGAAGTGGACGATAAGATGGCTGAATTGCTTGCAAGCGAGCAGTAA
- a CDS encoding carbohydrate ABC transporter permease, which translates to MNKRFQLKRELPWVLFVLPALVIYCTVTVIPTLQTMGYSLTNFNGLSTNFKFVGLENYVRIFHNKDAVTAITNSLLYGFCVPALVTCLAIPLALILNSKIKSKNILRAVFFFPSVISTLFIGFIWKFILSPSTMGLINGMRAADGKEPLLLLADPKMAMVLLIFVTVWASTGWHACIYIANLQTISSDYYEAATIDGATSWQKFRNITFPMLAPAMTSSLLLLLTSSLKAFDMPFALTNGGPGRATTMITQMIIDEGVTANQVGYASAMSFLFLVIISIVSMLQTAYLNKRERQLYE; encoded by the coding sequence ATGAATAAAAGATTTCAGTTAAAACGGGAACTGCCCTGGGTCTTGTTCGTTCTTCCCGCTCTTGTGATTTATTGTACAGTTACAGTAATACCTACGCTACAGACTATGGGATATTCTCTCACAAATTTTAACGGACTTTCCACAAATTTTAAATTTGTAGGATTGGAAAACTATGTTCGTATTTTTCATAATAAAGATGCAGTAACAGCGATTACGAATAGTTTGCTGTATGGATTTTGTGTACCGGCACTGGTAACTTGTCTGGCAATTCCTCTGGCATTGATATTGAACAGTAAGATAAAATCCAAAAATATTCTTCGTGCAGTGTTCTTCTTTCCATCGGTAATCAGCACATTGTTTATTGGATTTATCTGGAAATTTATCTTATCCCCGTCAACAATGGGATTGATTAATGGTATGCGTGCAGCAGATGGAAAAGAACCGTTACTTCTGCTGGCTGACCCGAAAATGGCTATGGTTCTTTTGATTTTCGTAACAGTATGGGCTTCCACAGGTTGGCATGCATGTATTTATATTGCAAATTTACAGACGATTTCCAGTGACTATTATGAGGCTGCAACTATTGACGGAGCAACATCATGGCAGAAATTCCGTAATATTACATTTCCTATGCTGGCGCCTGCAATGACATCTTCCCTGCTGCTTTTGCTTACAAGCAGCCTGAAGGCTTTTGATATGCCTTTTGCACTGACAAATGGCGGCCCGGGAAGGGCGACTACGATGATTACACAGATGATTATTGACGAAGGAGTTACTGCAAATCAGGTTGGTTATGCATCAGCGATGTCCTTTTTATTCCTGGTAATTATCTCAATTGTAAGCATGCTTCAGACAGCATATTTAAACAAACGAGAACGGCAATTATACGAATAG
- a CDS encoding carbohydrate ABC transporter permease — translation MGKKYTKKTFAAEILMVALALVFVIPVYYLVVSTFKGQQEIMEHPLALPAAFTLENYGRALESMDFWRNFGNSLLITLVSVVLIVIFGAMAAFSICRHHTKFSKFLSVFFLLGFMVPTQATMLPLFTVMKNLHLINTYQGMILLHSNQCIFAFLMYRGFIQTVPRELEEAAQIDGCNIWRVFWNISFPLLKPITTTIVIFNVMWIWNDFMLTYLFLNSSDKATLVMQVYNGIGMFSNDWSLMMPALVIALFPMVVFYLVMQKRIVEGVAAGSVKG, via the coding sequence ATGGGAAAAAAATATACAAAGAAAACATTTGCTGCAGAAATTTTGATGGTTGCCCTGGCGCTTGTTTTTGTGATACCGGTTTATTATCTGGTAGTGTCTACGTTTAAAGGACAGCAGGAAATCATGGAACATCCGCTTGCGCTTCCGGCGGCGTTTACTCTTGAGAATTATGGCCGTGCGCTGGAAAGTATGGATTTTTGGCGCAATTTCGGAAATTCTCTACTTATAACTCTGGTATCCGTAGTTCTCATTGTAATATTTGGAGCAATGGCAGCATTTTCTATCTGCAGACACCATACAAAATTTTCAAAATTCCTCAGTGTATTTTTTCTACTGGGATTTATGGTGCCAACGCAGGCAACGATGCTTCCTCTTTTTACAGTAATGAAAAATCTGCATTTGATTAACACATACCAGGGAATGATTCTTTTACACAGCAATCAGTGTATATTTGCCTTTTTAATGTATAGGGGATTTATTCAGACAGTACCCAGAGAACTTGAGGAAGCGGCGCAGATTGACGGATGTAATATCTGGCGTGTGTTCTGGAATATTTCCTTTCCGCTTTTGAAACCCATTACCACTACAATTGTGATTTTTAATGTCATGTGGATTTGGAATGATTTTATGCTGACGTATCTCTTCCTGAATTCATCAGATAAGGCCACTCTTGTTATGCAGGTTTATAATGGAATCGGAATGTTCTCAAACGATTGGTCACTGATGATGCCGGCTCTTGTGATTGCACTGTTTCCTATGGTTGTTTTCTATCTGGTTATGCAGAAAAGAATTGTGGAGGGCGTGGCAGCAGGTTCTGTGAAAGGATGA
- a CDS encoding glycoside hydrolase family 43 protein codes for MKNAGYLFCFFTGKEKNEKDEQVYFALSRDGLHWEDLNGQKPLLCSEIGTKGVRDPFLIRLEDKKKYIIIATDLHIASGTSWEEAVHNGSTKLVCWESSDLLHWSEPYFFDTEMADAGCVWAPEAVYDRENGCYMVFWSAMTERNGEKRHRVYASRTKDFHNFSKAFLYLEKDTDIIDMTIVYEDGEYYRFYKDEENAEIHMDHAKRLMDKFIPVEKPFSEKPEGVEGPAVFPLGNKKGWCLLLDYFREQKGYVPFVTEKLSGAKFKELPEECYNFGRLKKRHGSILNLTQEEWSRFEKLR; via the coding sequence ATGAAAAATGCCGGCTATTTGTTTTGCTTTTTTACCGGAAAGGAAAAAAATGAAAAAGATGAGCAAGTTTACTTTGCTTTGAGCAGAGATGGATTACATTGGGAGGATTTGAATGGACAAAAGCCCCTGCTTTGTTCTGAAATTGGAACAAAAGGGGTAAGAGATCCGTTTCTTATCCGGCTTGAGGATAAGAAGAAATACATTATTATAGCAACAGACCTTCATATTGCATCTGGAACCAGTTGGGAGGAAGCAGTACACAATGGCAGTACAAAGCTGGTATGCTGGGAATCTTCAGATTTGCTGCACTGGTCAGAGCCATATTTTTTTGATACGGAAATGGCAGATGCCGGCTGTGTATGGGCGCCGGAGGCCGTGTATGACAGGGAAAACGGCTGTTATATGGTTTTTTGGTCGGCAATGACAGAGAGAAACGGAGAGAAAAGGCATAGAGTTTATGCCAGCCGGACAAAGGATTTTCACAATTTTTCGAAAGCGTTTCTTTATCTGGAAAAAGATACGGACATTATTGATATGACGATTGTCTATGAGGACGGGGAGTATTATCGTTTCTATAAGGATGAAGAGAATGCAGAGATACATATGGATCATGCAAAAAGGCTTATGGACAAATTTATTCCTGTGGAGAAGCCTTTTTCAGAGAAGCCGGAAGGAGTGGAAGGACCGGCAGTTTTTCCTCTGGGAAACAAAAAGGGCTGGTGTCTGCTTTTGGATTATTTCAGAGAGCAGAAAGGCTATGTCCCTTTTGTGACAGAGAAACTTTCAGGGGCAAAATTCAAAGAACTTCCGGAAGAATGTTATAATTTCGGCAGATTGAAAAAAAGGCATGGTTCTATATTAAATCTGACGCAGGAAGAATGGAGCCGTTTTGAAAAACTGAGGTAA
- a CDS encoding glycoside hydrolase family protein has protein sequence MKLIPEAPLFRDPIYDGAADPSIIWNSMEKTWWIFYTNRRAFSPKSGIEYVHGTDIGIASSDDGGKTWVYRGTANGLNYEKGRNTYWAPEVIEHEGTYHMYVSYVQGIPSSWEYPRAILHYTSLNLWDWKFESKLSLSSERVIDACVFRLKDGQWKMWYKDELHGSFSYTAYSRDLYNWTVGEAEITDCPHEGPNVFWFHEKYWLITDTWEGMGVYVSEDAHNWKRCKDILAEPGNRRDDGTIGNHGDVLVINDKAYIFYFTHPEVSAEQRKNPDFCWEYRHKRSSIQVAELVFENGELICDRNHVELEL, from the coding sequence ATGAAGCTCATACCTGAGGCGCCGCTTTTCAGGGATCCAATATATGACGGAGCGGCGGATCCTTCAATTATATGGAATTCCATGGAAAAAACGTGGTGGATTTTTTATACAAACCGCCGTGCCTTTTCACCAAAATCCGGCATTGAATATGTACATGGTACAGATATTGGCATTGCCAGTTCAGATGATGGCGGAAAAACCTGGGTTTACCGGGGTACGGCAAATGGGTTGAATTATGAAAAGGGACGGAATACATACTGGGCGCCAGAGGTGATAGAACATGAAGGCACTTATCATATGTATGTTTCCTATGTGCAGGGGATACCTTCTTCATGGGAGTATCCCAGGGCAATCCTTCATTATACAAGTCTTAATTTATGGGACTGGAAGTTTGAAAGTAAGCTTTCTCTTTCATCAGAGAGGGTAATTGATGCTTGTGTTTTCCGTCTGAAAGATGGTCAATGGAAAATGTGGTACAAAGATGAGCTTCACGGAAGTTTCAGTTATACGGCATACAGCAGGGACTTATATAACTGGACAGTAGGAGAGGCTGAAATTACAGACTGTCCTCACGAGGGACCGAATGTGTTTTGGTTTCATGAAAAGTATTGGCTGATTACAGATACATGGGAAGGAATGGGCGTTTATGTGAGTGAAGATGCCCATAATTGGAAAAGGTGCAAAGACATTCTTGCAGAACCGGGGAACCGCAGGGATGATGGTACAATCGGCAACCATGGAGATGTGCTTGTGATAAATGACAAAGCGTATATTTTTTATTTTACCCATCCAGAGGTAAGTGCAGAACAACGCAAAAATCCGGATTTTTGTTGGGAATACAGGCATAAAAGGAGTTCCATACAGGTTGCAGAGCTAGTCTTTGAGAATGGCGAACTTATATGTGATAGAAATCATGTAGAATTGGAGCTTTAA
- a CDS encoding site-specific integrase, producing the protein MASIKQRKSKFSVIYWYMDDTGERKQKWDTLETKKEAKARKAFIEFYQQTYGYVLVPLEEQFAHQREEAEQAIDTPDDEITLKEFLVTFVNLYGVSKWSANTYSSKLSSINNYINPLIGDWKLNEITTKKLSQYYNDLLSVPEVPRANRKATGRCVQPANIKKIHDIIRCALNQAIRWEYLDSKMRNPASLATLPKVPKVKRKVWNVQTFKEAIKLVDDDLLLLCMHLAFACSLRVGEITGLTWDDVIIDEEAIANNNARVIVNKELARISQSAMQKLKEKDIIKIFPTQKPHCTTRLVLKTPKTETSNRTVWLPTTLAQLLVQYKKDQQELKEFLGSAYNDYNLVIALENGNPVESRIVRDRFTTLCEEHNFEVVVFHSLRHLSTKYKLKMTHGDIKSVQGDTGHAEAEMVTDVYSEIVDEDRRLNAKKLDEEFYDTLDTEEPEHNHHSEAQEPTSDNDKLLLELLKSMTPEMKEKLLKETLSNC; encoded by the coding sequence ATGGCTTCAATCAAACAAAGAAAATCAAAATTTTCAGTTATTTACTGGTATATGGATGATACAGGCGAAAGAAAGCAGAAATGGGACACCCTAGAAACCAAAAAAGAAGCAAAGGCACGAAAAGCGTTTATTGAATTTTATCAACAAACCTACGGATATGTTCTCGTCCCTTTAGAAGAACAATTCGCCCATCAGCGTGAGGAAGCAGAGCAGGCAATAGATACCCCAGATGATGAAATCACTTTAAAGGAATTTCTTGTTACTTTTGTCAATCTATATGGCGTATCGAAGTGGTCTGCCAACACTTACAGCAGTAAATTGAGTTCAATTAACAACTATATCAATCCCCTTATTGGAGATTGGAAATTAAATGAAATCACCACGAAAAAACTTTCTCAATATTACAATGACCTGTTAAGTGTTCCAGAAGTTCCTCGTGCTAACCGCAAAGCGACTGGTCGCTGTGTGCAGCCTGCCAACATTAAGAAAATCCATGATATTATCCGCTGTGCCTTAAATCAGGCTATCCGTTGGGAATATCTGGACAGCAAAATGCGGAATCCGGCTTCCTTAGCTACCTTACCCAAAGTACCAAAGGTAAAACGTAAGGTCTGGAATGTACAGACATTTAAGGAAGCAATCAAACTTGTGGATGATGATTTACTCCTGCTTTGTATGCACTTGGCATTTGCCTGCTCATTAAGAGTAGGTGAAATTACGGGGCTTACTTGGGATGATGTGATTATTGATGAAGAAGCTATTGCAAATAATAATGCAAGAGTTATCGTCAATAAGGAGCTGGCAAGAATTTCTCAATCAGCTATGCAAAAGCTGAAAGAAAAAGATATTATTAAAATTTTCCCAACCCAGAAGCCCCACTGTACCACAAGGCTGGTGTTAAAGACACCCAAAACAGAAACAAGTAATCGTACTGTATGGCTGCCGACAACGCTTGCTCAATTACTGGTTCAATACAAAAAAGACCAGCAGGAATTGAAAGAGTTTTTAGGAAGTGCCTATAACGATTATAACCTCGTTATTGCTCTTGAAAATGGGAATCCCGTAGAAAGCCGCATTGTTCGGGACAGATTTACAACGCTGTGTGAGGAACACAATTTTGAAGTTGTTGTTTTTCACAGCCTACGCCATTTAAGCACAAAATATAAGCTCAAAATGACACATGGCGATATTAAGTCTGTTCAGGGAGATACAGGTCACGCCGAAGCAGAAATGGTAACAGATGTTTACTCTGAAATCGTGGATGAAGACAGACGGCTTAATGCAAAGAAGCTGGATGAAGAATTTTATGACACCCTTGATACAGAGGAACCCGAACACAATCACCATTCAGAAGCACAGGAGCCTACCAGTGACAATGACAAACTTCTGCTTGAATTGCTAAAATCCATGACACCGGAAATGAAAGAAAAGCTCTTAAAAGAAACCCTTTCTAACTGTTAG
- a CDS encoding helix-turn-helix domain-containing protein, with protein MLDGKENTHGITTSEKKTYTVDEIAALLNISMKSAYALVKSGQFHYIRAGRMIRVSKISFDKWLHE; from the coding sequence ATGTTAGATGGTAAAGAGAATACACACGGTATTACAACGTCTGAAAAAAAGACATATACGGTAGATGAAATAGCAGCTCTTTTAAACATCAGCATGAAATCGGCATATGCTTTAGTCAAAAGCGGTCAATTTCACTATATCAGAGCTGGCAGGATGATTAGAGTATCTAAAATATCTTTCGATAAATGGTTACACGAATAA